Proteins co-encoded in one Columba livia isolate bColLiv1 breed racing homer chromosome 14, bColLiv1.pat.W.v2, whole genome shotgun sequence genomic window:
- the LOC102097395 gene encoding protocadherin alpha-2-like, protein MCVWWWPVLRVLVLQAAWALVGGQVRYSVPEEAKAGTVVGRLAQDLGLEAGEAEARRLRLVSQGRRASVEVSGASGALVVSSRLDREELCGKSSPCALRLEVLVERPLRVFHVELEVTDINDNAPLFPAAQKNLTLPENSPPGSRFPLEGASDTDIGANAQLSYILSPSENFGLEVKSKDENKISVVLVLTKPLDRETLPVHRLVLTASDGGRPTLTGTVELVISVLDANDNAPEFNQSVYKVQLPESTAPGTVFFQLTATDNDEGINREISYSFSDTISVKIQDLFIIDRKSGEIRTAGKLDFEDVQSYDLEIEARDKGWPPLSGHCSVELEVLDVNDNAPEVWVTSLSVPVPEDASVGTVVALLSVSDRDSGANGRVRCAVWPAAPFGLVSTFAGSYSLVLREALDRERVSEYEVEVRAEDGGSPSLRGRRGVRVQVSDVNDNAPAFAQAVYTVLARENNAAGAELARLWARDPDEADNGRVRYSVWEGVVGGVASAGGGWRPASSYVSVDAESGRLWALQPLDYEEVQVLQFEVRAVDAGEPPLCGNATVQLFVVDENDNAPALLPVGSGGPVPGVSGEAASGALWAWASWGAPAGQVVAKIRAVDADSGYNAWLRYELWEPRGKGPFRVGLYSGEVSTARALEEADGPRQRLVIVVRDHGEPARSATATLSVSLVEGAEAALAAAGSSSSSGAGLRPSERGAAATGAAATTNVWLVVAICAVSSLFLLAVVLYGASRWAPRAGVLSGPGPATLVCASEVGSWSYSQRQSRSLCVADGAGKSDLMVFSPNFPPPPGPAAKEMQPEPPALLDTVSGYSCLSLLP, encoded by the coding sequence ATGTGCGTGTGGTGGTGGCCCGTGTTGcgggtgctggtgctgcaggcgGCCTGGGCGCTGGTCGGCGGGCAGGTGCGGTACTCGGTGCCGGAGGAAGCCAAGGCCGGGACGGTGGTGGGGCGTCTGGCGCAGGACCTGGGCCTGGAGGCGGGCGAGGCGGAGGCGCGGCGGCTGCGGCTGGTGTCGCAGGGCCGGCGGGCGAGCGTGGAGGTGAGCGGGGCGAGCGGGGCGCTGGTGGTGAGCTCGCggctggaccgggaggagctgTGCGGGAAGAGCTCGCCGTGCGCCCTGCGCCTGGAGGTGCTAGTGGAGCGGCCGCTGCGCGTGTTCCACGTGGAGCTGGAGGTCACGGACATCAACGACAACGCCCCGCTCTTCCCCGCCGCCCAGAAAAACCTCACTTTACCGGAGAACTCACCTCCTGGGTCTCGGTTCCCTTTGGAGGGCGCGTCGGATACAGATATAGGAGCTAATGCACAGCTCTCTTACATACTCAGCCCCTCTGAGAATTTCGGATTAGAAGTGAAATCCAAAGACGAAAACAAAATCTCCGTAGTCCTTGTATTAACCAAACCGCTGGACCGCGAGACGCTGCCTGTGCACCGGTTGGTGCTGACGGCGAGTGACGGGGGCCGGCCGACTCTGACGGGCACGGTGGAGCTGGTGATCTCGGTGCTGGATGCGAACGACAACGCTCCGGAGTTCAATCAGTCGGTGTACAAAGTGCAACTGCCAGAGAGCACTGCCCCTGGAACAGTGTTTTTCCAGCTAACAGCAACAGACAATGATGAGGGAATTAATCGGGAGATATCTTATTCGTTTAGTGATACGATTTCTGTCAAAATTCAGGATCTTTTCATAATTGACAGAAAATCCGGGGAGATACGGACTGCCGGTAAACTGGATTTTGAGGACGTTCAGTCGTATGATCTGGAGATCGAAGCGAGAGACAAAGGGTGGCCCCCGCTGTCGGGTCACTGCAGCGtggagctggaggtgctggacGTGAACGACAACGCGCCGGAGGTGTGGGTGACGTCGCTGTCGGTGCCGGTGCCAGAGGACGCGTCGGTGGGGACGGTGGTGGCGCTGCTGAGCGTGTCGGACCGGGACTCGGGGGCGAACGGTCGTGTGCGCTGCGCGGTGTGGCCGGCGGCGCCGTTCGGGCTGGTGTCGACGTTCGCGGGGTCGTACTCGCTGGTGCTGCGGGAGGCGCTGGACCGGGAGCGGGTTTCGGAGTACGAGGTGGAGGTGCGGGCGGAGGACGGCGGGTCGCCGTCGCTGCGCGGCCGTCGCGGAGTGCGGGTGCAGGTGTCGGACGTGAACGACAACGCGCCGGCGTTCGCGCAGGCCGTGTACACGGTGCTGGCGCGGGAGAACAACGCGGCGGGCGCGGAGCTGGCGCGTCTGTGGGCGCGGGACCCGGACGAGGCGGACAACGGGCGCGTGCGGTACTCGGTGTGGGAGGGCGTCGTGGGCGGTGTCGCGTCGGCGGGCGGGGGGTGGCGTCCGGCGTCGAGCTACGTGTCGGTGGACGCGGAGAGCGGGCGTCTGTGGGCGCTGCAGCCGTTGGACTACGAGGAGGTGCAGGTGCTGCAGTTCGAGGTGCGGGCGGTGGACGCGGGGGAGCCGCCGCTGTGCGGCAACGCCACGGTGCAGCTGTTCGTGGTGGACGAGAACGACAACGCGCCGGCGCTGCTGCCGGTTGGAAGCGGCGGGCCGGTGCCCGGGGTGTCGGGCGAGGCAGCGTCGGGGGCGCTGTGGGCGTGGGCGTCGTGGGGGGCGCCGGCGGGGCAGGTGGTGGCGAAGATCCGCGCGGTGGACGCGGACTCGGGCTACAACGCGTGGCTGCGCTACGAGCTGTGGGAGCCGCGGGGGAAGGGCCCGTTCCGCGTGGGGCTGTACAGCGGCGAGGTGAGCACGGCGCGGGCGCTGGAGGAGGCGGACGGCCCACGGCAGAGACTGGTGATCGTGGTGCGGGACCACGGGGAGCCGGCGCGCTCGGCCACGGCCACGCTCAGCGTGTCGCTCGTGGAGGGCGCCGAGGCGGCGCTGGCGGCCGCGGGCTCGTCGTCGTCATCCGGAGCGGGGCTGCGTCCATCAGAGCGTGGTGCGGCAGCGACAGGAGCGGCGGCGACGACGAACGTGTGGCTGGTGGTGGCCATCTGTGCGGTGTCgagcctgttcctgctggcGGTGGTGCTGTACGGGGCGTCGCGGTGGGCGCCGCGGGCGGGCGTGCTGTCGGGGCCCGGGCCGGCGACGCTGGTGTGCGCCAGCGAAGTGGGGAGCTGGTCGTACTCGCAGCGCCAGAGCCGGAGCCTGTGCGTGGCGGACGgcgcgggcaagagcgacctgATGGTTTTCAGCCCCAACTTCCCGCCGcctcccggccccgcggcgAAGGAGATGCAGCCAGAGCCGCCCGCTCTCCTGGACACGGTCAGTGGCTATTCCTGCCTCTCACTCCTTCCTTGA
- the LOC135575447 gene encoding protocadherin alpha-2-like — translation MMGACAAAEQHTVSLQAQKRRPSGSAAPPRCGGEPGCERGGAARGGQESRCVREAAGSRAGPGRVAAAAAAAMCVWWGSVLRVLVLQAAWALVGGQVRYSVPEEAKAGTVVGRLSQDLGLEAGEAEARRLRLVSQGRRASVEVSGASGALVVSSWLDREELCGKSAPCALRLEVLVERPLRVFHVELEVTDINDNAPLFPAARKILSIAEFTTLPGSRFPLEGASDADVGTNAQLSYTLSPTEHFRLDLQKSNERNIVPDLVLTKALDRETLPVHHLVLTASDGGRPSLTGTMELVISVLDANDNAPQFNQSVYKVQLPENAVEGTLVALLNATDPDEGINSEVTYTATNFIPRSGSDVIAVNPKTGEIRLTGSLDFEEVSIYDFRIEARDKGTPPLSGHCSVELEVLDVNDNAPEVWVTSLSVPVPEDASVGTVVALLSVSDRDSGANGRVRCAVWPAAPFGLVSTFAGSYSLVLREALDRERVSEYEVEVRAEDGGSPSLRGRRGVRVPVSDVNDNAPAFAQAVYTVLARENNAAGAELARLWARDPDEADNGRVRYSVWEGVVGGVASAGGEWRPASSYVSVDAESGRLWALQPLDYEEVQVLQFEVRAVDAGEPPLCGNATVQLFVVDENDNAPVLLPAGSGGPGPGVSSEAASVSVSGALWAWAAWGAPAGQVVAKIRAVDADSGYNAWLRYELWEPRGKGPFRVGLYSGEVSTARALEEADGPRQRLVIVVRDHGEPARSATATLSVSLVEGSEAVLAAAGSSSSSGAGLRPAQGGAAATGAAATTNMWLVVAICAVSSLFLLAVVLYGASRWAPRAGVLSGPGPATLVCASEVGSWSYSQRQSRSLCVADGAGKSDLMVFSPSFPPPPGPAAKEAQPEPPALLDTVSGPPCLTSHPFLDSLLAFYPFFPLSPISLSPTPWAAFGVSRLEPLGLVGSGHLAGCEWDVFICLGVHTGASRREN, via the coding sequence ATGATGGGAGCGTGCGCGGCGGCGGAGCAGCACACGGTGTCGCTGCAGGCTCAGAAACGGCGGCCGAGCGGCTCGGCAGCTCCGCCCCGGTGCGGCGGAGAGCCCGGCTGTGAGCGcgggggggcggcgcggggcgggcagGAGAGCCGGTGCGTCCGGGAGGCGGCGGGGAGCCGTGCGGGGCCCGGGAGggtggcggcagcagcagcagcagcgatgTGCGTGTGGTGGGGGTCCGTGTTGcgggtgctggtgctgcaggcgGCCTGGGCGCTGGTCGGCGGGCAGGTGCGGTACTCAGTGCCGGAGGAAGCCAAGGCCGGGACGGTGGTGGGGCGTCTGTCGCAGGACCTGGGCCTGGAGGCGGGCGAGGCGGAGGCGCGGCGGCTGCGGCTGGTGTCGCAGGGCCGGCGGGCGAGCGTGGAGGTGAGCGGGGCGAGCGGGGCGCTGGTGGTGAGCTCGTggctggaccgggaggagctgTGCGGGAAGAGCGCGCCGTGCGCCCTGcgcctggaggtgctggtggagcggCCGCTGCGCGTGTTCCACGTGGAGCTGGAGGTCACGGACATCAACGACAACGCCCCGCTCTTCCCCGCCGCCCGGAAAATCCTCAGCATCGCGGAATTCACGACACTGCCAGGGTCTCGGTTCCCTTTGGAGGGCGCGTCGGATGCAGATGTCGGAACCAACGCGCAGCTCTCTTACACACTCAGCCCCACCGAACATTTCCGTCTGGATTTACAAAAATCGAATGAACGAAATATTGTACCAGATCTTGTTTTAACGAAAGCGCTGGACCGCGAGACGCTGCCTGTGCACCATTTGGTGCTGACGGCGAGTGATGGTGGCCGGCCGTCTCTGACGGGCACGATGGAGCTGGTGATCTCGGTGCTGGACGCGAACGACAACGCGCCCCAGTTCAACCAGTCTGTGTATAAAGTGCAACTGCCGGAGAACGCTGTAGAGGGGACGCTTGTGGCACTGCTGAATGCCACGGATCCGGACGAAGGAATTAACAGTGAGGTGACTTACACGGCAACCAACTTCATTCCCCGGAGTGGAAGCGATGTGATCGCTGTAAATCCGAAGACGGGAGAAATCCGTCTCACGGGCTCTCTGGACTTTGAAGAAGTCAGTATATATGATTTTCGTATTGAAGCGAGAGACAAAGGGACGCCGCCGCTGTCGGGTCACTGCAGCGtggagctggaggtgctggacGTGAACGACAACGCGCCCGAGGTGTGGGTGACGTCGCTGTCGGTGCCGGTGCCGGAGGACGCGTCGGTGGGGACGGTGGTGGCGCTGCTGAGCGTGTCGGACCGGGACTCGGGGGCGAACGGTCGTGTGCGCTGCGCGGTGTGGCCGGCGGCGCCGTTCGGGCTGGTGTCGACGTTCGCGGGGTCGTACTCGCTGGTGCTGCGGGAGGCGCTGGACCGGGAGCGGGTGTCGGAGTACGAGGTGGAGGTGCGGGCGGAGGACGGCGGGTCGCCGTCGCTGCGCGGCCGTCGCGGGGTGCGGGTGCCGGTGTCGGACGTGAACGACAACGCGCCGGCGTTCGCGCAGGCCGTGTACACGGTGCTGGCGCGGGAGAACAACGCGGCGGGCGCGGAGCTGGCGCGTCTGTGGGCGCGGGACCCGGACGAGGCGGACAACGGGCGCGTGCGGTACTCGGTGTGGGAGGGCGTCGTGGGCGGTGTCGCGTCGGCGGGCGGGGAGTGGCGTCCGGCGTCGAGCTACGTGTCGGTGGACGCGGAGAGCGGGCGTCTGTGGGCGCTGCAGCCGTTGGACTACGAGGAGGTGCAGGTGCTGCAGTTCGAGGTGCGGGCGGTGGACGCGGGGGAGCCGCCGCTGTGCGGCAATGCCACGGTGCAGCTGTTCGTGGTGGACGAGAACGACAACGCGCCGGTGCTGCTGCCGGCTGGAAGCGGCGGGCCGGGGCCCGGGGTGTCGAGTGAGGCGGCGTCAGTGTCGGTCTCGGGGGCACTGTGGGCGTGGGCTGCGTGGGGGGCGCCGGCGGGGCAGGTGGTGGCGAAGATCCGCGCGGTGGACGCGGACTCGGGCTACAACGCGTGGCTGCGCTACGAGCTGTGGGAGCCTCGGGGGAAGGGCCCGTTTCGCGTGGGGCTGTACAGCGGCGAGGTGAGCACGGCGCGGGCGCTGGAAGAGGCGGACGGCCCGCGACAGAGGCTGGTGATCGTGGTGCGGGACCACGGGGAGCCGGCGCGCTCGGCCACGGCCACGCTCAGCGTGTCGCTGGTGGAGGGCTCCGAGGCGGTGCTTGCGGCCGCGGGCTCGTCGTCGTCATCCGGGGCGGGGCTGCGTCCGGCACAGGGTGGCGCGGCAGCGACAGGAGCAGCGGCGACGACGAACATGTGGCTGGTGGTGGCCATCTGCGCGGTGTCgagcctgttcctgctggcGGTGGTGCTGTACGGGGCGTCGCGGTGGGCGCCGCGGGCGGGCGTACTGTCGGGGCCCGGGCCGGCGACGCTGGTGTGCGCCAGCGAAGTGGGGAGCTGGTCGTACTCGCAGCGCCAGAGCCGGAGCCTGTGCGTGGCGGACGgcgcgggcaagagcgacctgATGGTTTTCAGCCCCAGcttcccgccgccgcccggccccgcggcgaAGGAGGCGCAGCCGGAGCCGCCCGCTCTCCTGGACACGGTCAGTGGCCCTCCCTGCCTCACCTCTCACCCCTTCCTTGACTCCCTGTTAGCCTTCTACCCCTTTTTCCCTCTCTCGCCCATATCCCTCTCTCCCACTCCATGGGCAGCCTTTGGTGTGAGCCGTCTTGAGCCTCTGGGCCTCGTGGGCAGTGGGCACTTGGCGGGATGTGAATGGGACGTTTTCATCTGCCTTGGAGTTCATACCGGAGCCTCTCGGCGTGAGAACTAA
- the LOC102096854 gene encoding protocadherin alpha-6-like, giving the protein MAVCGPARQRWEPVLRVLVLQAAWALVGGQVRYSVPEEAKAGTVVGRLAQDLGLEAGEAEARRLRLVSQGRRASVEVSGALVVSSRLDREELCGKSAPCALRLEVLVERPLRVFHVELEVTDINDNAPLFPAARKNLSLPENLPPGSRFPLEGASDADVGANAQLSYVLSPTEHFSLDFQKTEEDSESLFLVLTKLLDRETLPVHRLVLMASDGGRPSLTGTMELVISVLDANDNAPQFNQSVYKVQLLENTERGTLVIRLNATDLDEGTNKNISYFLQQLFPQDGRDVFGIDRNSGEIRLRGELDFEDVGLYRLQVDATDQGNPPLSGHCKLLVEVLDVNDNAPEVWVTSLSVPVPEDASVGTVVALLSVSDRDSGANGRVRCAVWPAAPFGLVSTFAGSYSLVLREALDRERVSEYEVEVWAEDGGSPSLRGRRGVRVPVSDVNDNAPAFAQAVYTVLARENNAAGAELARLWARDPDEADNGRVRYSVWEGGVGGVASAGGGWRPASSYVSVDAESGRLWALQPLDYEEVQVLQFEVRAVDAGEPPLCGNATVQLFVVDENDNAPALLPAGSGGPVPGVSGESASGPDSVSGELWAWASWGAPAGQVVAKIRAVDADSGYNAWLRYELWEPRGKGPFRVGLYSGEVSTARALEEADGPRQRLVIVVRDHGEPARSATATLSVSLVEGTEAALAAAGSSSSSGAVLRAGLRPAEGGAAATGAAASTNVWLVVAICAVSSLFLLAVVLYGASRWAPRAGVLSGPGPATLVCASEVGSWSYSQRQSRSLCVADGAGKSDLMVFSPNFPPPPGPAAKETQPEPPALLDTVSGSLSSTVAPSPTSLPRSPHLCIISPGPWALVGVGLSSWYPLALGGA; this is encoded by the coding sequence ATGGCCGTTTGTGGACCAGCGCGGCAGCGCTGGGAGCCCGTGTTGcgggtgctggtgctgcaggcgGCCTGGGCGCTGGTCGGCGGGCAGGTGCGGTACTCGGTGCCGGAGGAAGCCAAGGCCGGGACGGTGGTGGGGCGACTGGCGCAGGACCTGGGCCTGGAGGCGGGCGAGGCGGAGGCGCGGCGGCTGCGGCTGGTGTCGCAGGGCCGGCGGGCGAGCGTGGAGGTGAGCGGGGCGCTGGTGGTGAGCTCGCggctggaccgggaggagctgTGCGGGAAGAGCGCGCCGTGCGCCCTGcgcctggaggtgctggtggagcggCCGCTGCGCGTGTTCCACGTGGAGCTGGAGGTCACGGACATCAACGACAACGCCCCGCTCTTCCCCGCAGCCCGGAAAAACCTCAGTTTACCGGAGAACTTACCTCCCGGGTCTCGGTTCCCTCTGGAGGGTGCGTCAGATGCAGATGTCGGAGCCAACGCGCAGCTCTCCTATGTACTCAGTCCCACTGAACACTTCTCTCTGGATTTCCAGAAAACGGAGGAGGACAGCGAGTCCTTATTTCTGGTGCTCACGAAACTGCTGGACCGCGAGACGCTGCCTGTGCACCGGCTGGTGCTGATGGCGAGTGACGGGGGCCGGCCGTCTCTGACGGGCACGATGGAGCTGGTGATCTCGGTGCTGGACGCAAACGACAACGCACCGCAGTTCAACCAGTCAGTGTATAAAGTGCAGCTGCTGGAAAATACAGAGCGCGGTACTTTAGTGATCAGACTAAACGCCAcggatttggatgagggaacgaACAAGAATATATCGTATTTTCTCCAGCAATTGTTCCCTCAGGATGGAAGAGACGTTTTCGGGATCGACAGAAACAGCGGGGAGATCCGTCTTAGGGGTGAATTGGACTTTGAGGATGTTGGTCTCTATCGGCTTCAAGTGGATGCGACAGATCAGGGAAATCCACCACTGTCGGGACATTGCAAGCTGTTGGTGGAGGTGCTGGACGTGAACGACAACGCGCCGGAGGTGTGGGTGACGTCGCTGTCGGTGCCGGTGCCGGAGGACGCGTCGGTGGGGACGGTGGTGGCGCTGCTGAGCGTGTCGGACCGGGACTCGGGGGCGAACGGTCGTGTGCGCTGCGCGGTGTGGCCGGCGGCGCCGTTCGGGCTGGTGTCGACGTTCGCGGGGTCGTACTCGCTGGTGCTGCGGGAGGCGCTGGACCGGGAGCGGGTGTCGGAGTACGAGGTGGAGGTGTGGGCGGAGGACGGCGGGTCGCCGTCGCTGCGCGGCCGTCGCGGGGTGCGGGTGCCGGTGTCGGACGTGAACGACAACGCGCCGGCGTTCGCGCAGGCCGTGTACACGGTGCTGGCGCGGGAGAACAACGCGGCGGGCGCGGAGCTGGCGCGTCTGTGGGCGCGGGACCCGGATGAGGCGGACAACGGGCGCGTGCGGTACTCGGTGTGGGAGGGCGGCGTGGGCGGTGTCGCGTCGGCGGGCGGGGGGTGGCGTCCGGCGTCGAGCTACGTGTCGGTGGACGCGGAGAGCGGGCGTCTGTGGGCGCTGCAGCCGTTGGACTACGAGGAGGTGCAGGTGCTGCAGTTCGAGGTGCGGGCGGTGGACGCGGGGGAGCCGCCGCTGTGCGGCAACGCCACGGTGCAGCTGTTCGTGGTGGATGAGAATGACAACGCACCGGCGCTGCTGCCGGCTGGAAGCGGCGGGCCGGTGCCCGGGGTGTCGGGCGAGTCAGCGTCGGGACCAGACTCGGTCTCGGGGGAGCTGTGGGCGTGGGCATCGTGGGGGGCGCCGGCGGGGCAGGTGGTGGCGAAGATCCGCGCGGTGGACGCGGACTCGGGCTACAACGCGTGGCTGCGCTACGAGCTGTGGGAGCCGCGGGGGAAGGGCCCGTTCCGCGTGGGGCTGTACAGCGGCGAGGTGAGCACGGCGCGGGCGCTGGAGGAGGCGGACGGCCCGCGGCAGAGGCTGGTGATCGTGGTGCGGGACCACGGGGAGCCGGCGCGCTCGGCCACGGCCACGCTGAGCGTGTCGCTGGTGGAGGGCACCGAGGCGGCGCTGGCGGCCGCGGGCTCGTCGTCGTCATCAGGGGCGGTGCTTCGTGCGGGACTGCGTCCGGCGGAGGGTGGCGCGGCAGCGACAGGAGCGGCGGCGTCGACGAACGTGTGGCTGGTGGTGGCCATCTGCGCGGTGTCgagcctgttcctgctggcGGTGGTGCTGTACGGGGCGTCGCGGTGGGCGCCGCGGGCGGGCGTGCTGTCGGGGCCCGGGCCGGCGACGCTGGTGTGCGCCAGCGAAGTGGGGAGCTGGTCGTACTCGCAGCGCCAGAGCCGGAGCCTGTGCGTGGCGGACGgcgcgggcaagagcgacctgATGGTTTTCAGCCCCAACTttccgccgccgcccggccccgcggcgaAGGAGACGCAGCCGGAGCCTCCCGCTCTCCTGGACACGGTCAGTGGCTCTCTCTCTTCAACTGTTGCCCCTTCCCCGACATCTCTTCCCCGCTCTCCCCACCTGTGTATTATCTCTCCCGGTCCCTGGGCATTGGTGGGAGTCGGGCTGAGCTCCTGGTATCCGTTGGCGCTTGGCGGTGCTTAA
- the LOC135575424 gene encoding protocadherin alpha-3-like, producing the protein MGEWWGPVLRMLVLQAAWALVGGQVRYSVPEEAKAGTVVGRLAQDLGLEAGEAEARRLRLVSQGRRASVEVNGASGALVVSSRLDREELCGKSAPCALRLEVLVERPLRVFHVELEVTDINDNAPLFPTARKNLSLSENIPSRSRFPLEGASDPDIGDNAQLSYTLSPSEHFILDVKSSDDNRKSLFLVLEKSLDRETLPVHRLVLTASDGGRPSLTGTMELVISVLDANDNAPQFNQSVYKVQLTESAAEGTVVVRLNATDPDEGLNKEFSYSIVSSVPAGNSDLFRIDPKRGEIRLTGGLDFEDVRLHEIQIEATDEGMPPLSGHCSVELEVLDVNDNAPEVWVTSLSVPVPEDASVGTVVALLSVSDRDSGANGRVRCAVWPAAPFGLVSTFAGSYSLVLREALDRERVSEYEVEVRAEDGGSPSLRGRRGVRVPVSDVNDNAPAFAQAVYTVLARENNAAGAELARLWARDPDEADNGRVRYSVWEGGVGGVASAGGGWRPASSYVSVDAESGRLWALQPLDYEEVQVLQFEVRAVDAGEPPLCGNATVQLFVVDENDNAPALLPAGSGGPGPGVLGEAASVPGSVSGALWAWAAWGAPAGQVVAKIRAVDADSGYNAWLRYELWEPRGKGPFRVGLYSGEVSTTRALEEADGPRQRLVIVVRDHGEPARSATATLSVSLVEGSEAALAAAGSSSSSGAGLRPSERGAAATGAAATTNVWLVVGICAVSSLFLLAVVLYGASRWAPRAGVLSGPGPATLVCASEVGSWSYSQRQSRSLCVADGAGKSDLMVFSPNFPPPPGPAVKETQPEPPALLDTVSGYSCLASRHFPGSPFPPLPPVTLIPSLVLLSHSVGMRFGVAG; encoded by the coding sequence atGGGCGAGTGGTGGGGGCCCGTGTTGCggatgctggtgctgcaggcGGCCTGGGCGCTGGTCGGCGGGCAGGTGCGGTACTCGGTGCCGGAGGAAGCCAAGGCCGGGACGGTGGTGGGGCGTCTGGCGCAGGACCTGGGCCTGGAGGCGGGCGAGGCGGAGGCGCGGCGGCTGCGGCTGGTGTCGCAGGGCCGGCGGGCGAGCGTGGAGGTGAACGGGGCGAGCGGGGCGCTGGTGGTGAGCTCGCgactggaccgggaggagctgTGCGGGAAGAGCGCGCCGTGCGCCCTGcgcctggaggtgctggtggagcggCCGCTGCGCGTGTTCCACGTGGAGCTGGAGGTCACGGACATCAACGACAACGCCCCGCTCTTCCCCACCGCCCGGAAAAACCTCAGTTTATCGGAAAATATTCCTTCCCGGTCTCGGTTCCCTCTGGAGGGCGCGTCGGATCCAGATATCGGAGATAACGCGCAGCTCTCTTATACACTTAGCCCCAGCGAACACTTCATTCTCGATGTTAAATCTTCTGATGATAATAGAAAGTCCCTGTTCCTGGTGCTTGAGAAATCACTCGACCGCGAGACGCTGCCTGTGCATCGGTTGGTGCTGACTGCGAGTGACGGGGGCCGGCCGTCTCTGACGGGCACGATGGAGCTGGTGATCTCGGTGCTGGACGCGAATGACAACGCGCCTCAGTTCAACCAGTCGGTCTATAAAGTGCAGCTGACGGAGAGCGCTGCAGAGGGGACGGTGGTGGTGCGACTGAACGCCACGGATCCGGATGAAGGTCTCAATAAAGAGTTTTCTTACAGCATCGTCAGTTCAGTTCCTGCTGGTAACAGCGATCTATTCAGAATTGATCCCAAGAGGGGCGAGATCAGACTGACGGGCGGTCTGGACTTTGAAGATGTCCGTTTACATGAGATACAAATCGAAGCGACAGATGAGGGGATGCCTCCGCTGTCGGGTCACTGCAGCGtggagctggaggtgctggacGTGAACGACAACGCGCCGGAGGTGTGGGTGACGTCGCTGTCGGTGCCGGTGCCAGAGGACGCGTCGGTGGGGACGGTGGTGGCGCTGCTGAGCGTGTCGGACCGGGACTCGGGGGCGAACGGTCGTGTGCGCTGCGCGGTGTGGCCGGCGGCGCCGTTCGGGCTGGTGTCGACGTTCGCGGGGTCGTACTCGCTGGTGCTGCGGGAGGCGCTGGATCGGGAGCGGGTGTCGGAGTACGAGGTGGAGGTGCGGGCGGAGGACGGCGGGTCGCCGTCGCTGCGCGGCCGTCGCGGGGTGCGGGTGCCGGTGTCGGACGTGAACGACAACGCGCCGGCGTTCGCGCAGGCCGTGTACACGGTGCTGGCGCGGGAGAACAACGCGGCGGGCGCGGAGCTGGCGCGTCTGTGGGCGCGGGACCCGGACGAGGCGGACAACGGGCGCGTGCGGTACTCGGTGTGGGAGGGCGGCGTGGGCGGTGTCGCGTCGGCGGGCGGGGGGTGGCGTCCGGCGTCGAGCTACGTGTCGGTGGACGCGGAGAGCGGGCGTCTGTGGGCGCTGCAGCCGTTGGACTACGAGGAGGTGCAGGTGCTGCAGTTCGAGGTGCGGGCGGTGGACGCGGGGGAGCCGCCGCTGTGCGGCAACGCCACGGTGCAGCTGTTCGTGGTGGACGAGAACGACAACGCGCCGGCGCTGCTGCCGGCTGGAAGCGGCGGGCCGGGGCCCGGGGTGTTGGGCGAGGCGGCGTCGGTGCCGGGTTCGGTCTCGGGGGCGCTGTGGGCGTGGGCGGCGTGGGGGGCGCCGGCGGGGCAGGTGGTGGCGAAGATCCGCGCGGTGGACGCGGACTCGGGCTACAACGCGTGGCTGCGCTACGAGCTGTGGGAGCCGCGGGGGAAGGGCCCGTTCCGCGTGGGGCTGTACAGCGGCGAGGTGAGCACGACGCGGGCGCTGGAGGAGGCGGACGGCCCGCGGCAGAGGCTGGTGATCGTGGTGCGGGACCACGGGGAGCCGGCGCGCTCGGCCACGGCCACGCTGAGCGTGTCGCTGGTGGAGGGCTCCGAGGCTGCGCTGGCGGCCGCGGGCTCGTCGTCGTCATCCGGAGCGGGGCTGCGTCCATCAGAGCGTGGTGCGGCAGCGACAGGAGCGGCGGCGACGACGAACGTGTGGCTGGTGGTGGGCATCTGCGCGGTGTCgagcctgttcctgctggcGGTGGTGCTATACGGGGCGTCGCGGTGGGCGCCGCGGGCGGGCGTGTTGTCGGGGCCCGGGCCGGCGACGCTGGTGTGCGCCAGCGAAGTGGGGAGCTGGTCGTACTCGCAGCGCCAGAGCCGGAGCCTGTGCGTGGCGGACGgcgcgggcaagagcgacctgATGGTTTTCAGCCCCAACTTCCCGCCGCCTCCCGGCCCCGCGGTGAAGGAGACGCAGCCGGAGCCGCCCGCTCTCCTGGACACGGTCAGTGGCTATTCCTGCCTCGCCTCTCGCCACTTCCCCGGctcccctttccctcctctcccccctgTCACCCTTATTCCTTCTCTGGTCCTTCTTTCCCACTCCGTGGGCATGCGGTTTGGGGTGGCGGGCTGA